A genome region from Candidatus Hydrogenedentota bacterium includes the following:
- a CDS encoding zinc ABC transporter solute-binding protein, translating into MRIPIRSTVYSVLILSIALSLGFSGCSGKSHSTEPAIICGTSLIADIVQDISSLHAETYTLLPSSSCPSQFDMKAGDIHLLQEARSVLLHPWQLRLANITRIIDAAKLPDHKVRVFEAGGNWMIPSEQRAAVTEVLEVLLEIAPHEEGAMREKAAARQERIDTVEQAARQSLALEKTQGISVCCHEMQTSFLTWAGFTVAASFNRPEDYSVSDMESLLHKSRDAGVLLVVDNLQSGGLSAGQMLAKDLNAAYTVLTNFPGASSDTATWESAFQSNISLLTEALTSLESL; encoded by the coding sequence ATGAGAATACCTATTCGAAGCACCGTTTATAGTGTACTGATCCTTTCTATCGCATTGAGCCTTGGATTTTCAGGATGCAGCGGAAAAAGCCACAGCACGGAACCCGCCATAATTTGCGGCACCTCCCTAATTGCAGACATTGTGCAAGACATCTCGTCCCTTCACGCAGAGACCTACACCTTGCTGCCGAGCAGTTCGTGTCCAAGCCAATTTGATATGAAAGCGGGCGATATTCACCTGCTCCAAGAAGCGCGATCTGTGTTGCTCCATCCGTGGCAGCTGCGCCTTGCCAATATCACGCGCATTATAGACGCGGCGAAACTTCCCGACCATAAAGTCCGCGTTTTTGAAGCGGGCGGCAATTGGATGATTCCCTCGGAGCAACGCGCTGCTGTGACGGAAGTACTTGAAGTACTTCTTGAAATTGCGCCTCATGAGGAAGGGGCAATGCGTGAGAAAGCAGCAGCACGCCAAGAACGCATTGACACAGTGGAACAGGCCGCCCGTCAAAGCTTAGCTTTGGAAAAGACCCAAGGTATTTCGGTATGCTGTCATGAGATGCAGACGTCCTTTTTAACGTGGGCAGGGTTCACCGTTGCAGCTTCCTTTAATCGTCCGGAAGACTACAGCGTGTCCGATATGGAATCCCTCCTGCATAAAAGCCGCGATGCCGGTGTCCTGTTAGTCGTGGACAACTTACAGAGCGGCGGACTGTCAGCAGGACAGATGCTTGCAAAGGATCTGAATGCCGCCTATACGGTGCTCACCAATTTCCCGGGCGCGTCTTCTGACACGGCCACTTGGGAGAGCGCATTCCAATCCAACATAAGCTTGTTAACTGAAGCCTTAACCTCCTTGGAGTCTTTGTGA
- a CDS encoding prepilin-type N-terminal cleavage/methylation domain-containing protein, with protein MYKKKHGFTLIELLVVIAIIGILAAILLPALSRAREAARRKSCMNNLKQFGTIFKMYADEQKDYWPPCSPFANAYLNGMPLFSSPDAFTIYPEYLSDLNVALCPSDSQGDGTGTYVATRLPDSGDFDEWIQTARDANDRISEQYFLCAELGRSYVYKGYAATNKEEYFGVWGAMGALPFIESVSISEISVPVRKKNFRADLKITTENWPEMTPDTGIGAAGSDKVLRLREGVERFFTTDVNTASMAVQSQSSIPVMWDTFGNLISGTAGTLIFNHIPGGSNVLYMDGHVEWGIYPEKFPIMNDEDLLKENSHFGLR; from the coding sequence ATCTACAAGAAAAAACACGGATTTACACTGATTGAACTGTTGGTGGTCATTGCCATTATCGGCATTCTCGCAGCCATACTGCTGCCGGCGCTCAGCCGTGCGCGGGAAGCGGCACGGCGCAAATCGTGTATGAATAATCTTAAGCAATTTGGCACGATTTTCAAAATGTATGCCGATGAACAAAAAGACTATTGGCCGCCTTGCTCGCCTTTCGCCAATGCCTATCTCAACGGTATGCCCTTGTTCAGTTCACCCGATGCTTTCACCATCTATCCGGAATACTTGTCCGATCTGAACGTGGCGCTTTGCCCTTCCGACAGCCAAGGCGACGGTACGGGCACCTATGTTGCCACACGCTTACCCGATTCCGGAGATTTTGACGAGTGGATACAGACGGCGCGCGACGCCAACGACCGTATTTCAGAACAATATTTTCTTTGCGCCGAGTTGGGCCGTTCCTATGTATATAAAGGCTATGCCGCCACCAACAAAGAAGAATATTTCGGCGTCTGGGGCGCTATGGGAGCCCTGCCTTTTATTGAGTCCGTTTCCATTTCAGAAATTTCCGTGCCTGTCCGCAAGAAAAACTTCCGTGCTGATCTGAAAATTACGACAGAGAATTGGCCTGAAATGACGCCGGACACGGGCATCGGTGCCGCCGGCAGCGATAAAGTATTACGACTGCGCGAAGGGGTCGAACGCTTCTTCACGACCGATGTTAATACTGCAAGCATGGCGGTGCAATCGCAAAGCAGCATCCCGGTCATGTGGGACACTTTCGGAAATCTCATCAGCGGCACAGCGGGAACGCTTATCTTCAACCATATACCGGGCGGCAGCAATGTGCTTTATATGGATGGCCATGTGGAATGGGGTATTTATCCCGAAAAATTCCCCATTATGAATGATGAAGACCTCCTGAAAGAAAATAGCCATTTCGGATTGCGGTAA